A genomic region of Leptolyngbya sp. NIES-2104 contains the following coding sequences:
- a CDS encoding MFS transporter has protein sequence MGFLPRLQHQVWLLAFGRLLSQVGTGFTLFYAPIFFVNQVGLSATAVGVGIGSASISGVIGRALGGSFSDSKFWGRRRTLLLSAMISAIASFALAIAYNFPTFVIGNLLMGLGTGIYWPATEAVVADLTTPEQRNEAYSITRLSDALGLGIGVVLGGLLISTTGLYRALFVVDGISFLVFLGVIYFLIKETNRSMSSQSQWSGWKIALNDRRLMIFAIVNTMFTTYIVQIDSTLPLYLTNFVRVTGEKGFEPGTISLFYTGYLTLSVLTQLPIAKLINRMRRTQVLMISAGFWAVAFGCVWLTGTVHHGWAIATFAMLALGIVTYMPSAASFVVDIAPESVRGVYLAVNSQCWALGYFIGPPIGGWALDQSRSIASGYWLILIGTTAIAVLILRVLDKMVSHSPSA, from the coding sequence GTTATTAGCATTCGGGCGGTTGTTATCTCAGGTTGGCACTGGATTCACCTTGTTCTATGCACCGATTTTCTTTGTGAATCAGGTGGGATTGTCGGCAACTGCGGTCGGAGTCGGCATCGGAAGTGCATCGATTTCGGGCGTGATCGGTCGGGCACTGGGCGGATCGTTCTCAGATTCTAAGTTTTGGGGACGCAGAAGAACGCTGTTACTCTCGGCAATGATTAGCGCGATCGCATCTTTTGCGTTAGCGATCGCGTACAATTTCCCAACCTTTGTGATTGGCAATCTCTTGATGGGATTGGGGACAGGAATCTATTGGCCCGCCACTGAAGCAGTTGTCGCTGACCTCACCACACCAGAACAGCGCAATGAAGCCTATTCGATTACGCGGTTATCCGATGCTTTGGGGCTAGGAATCGGAGTCGTTCTCGGTGGATTGCTAATCAGCACGACTGGATTGTATCGCGCTCTATTTGTCGTCGATGGTATTTCGTTTCTGGTGTTCTTGGGAGTGATTTACTTTCTCATCAAAGAAACGAATCGATCAATGAGTTCTCAATCTCAATGGAGCGGCTGGAAAATTGCGCTGAACGATCGACGATTGATGATTTTCGCGATCGTCAATACGATGTTCACGACGTACATTGTGCAAATCGATAGTACTTTGCCGCTGTATCTCACGAACTTTGTCCGCGTGACGGGTGAGAAAGGCTTTGAACCGGGAACGATTAGCCTCTTTTACACGGGCTATCTGACGCTTTCGGTGTTGACGCAATTACCGATCGCGAAATTAATAAATCGCATGAGACGCACTCAGGTCTTAATGATTTCAGCCGGGTTTTGGGCGGTAGCATTTGGATGCGTTTGGCTGACTGGAACGGTGCATCATGGATGGGCGATCGCGACTTTTGCAATGTTGGCGTTGGGAATCGTGACGTATATGCCCTCCGCCGCATCGTTCGTGGTCGATATTGCGCCCGAATCGGTTCGCGGCGTTTATCTCGCGGTGAATTCTCAGTGTTGGGCGTTGGGATACTTTATCGGACCGCCGATCGGGGGTTGGGCATTGGATCAGTCGCGATCGATTGCCAGCGGATACTGGTTGATTTTGATTGGCACAACTGCGATCGCGGTTCTGATTTTACGAGTCTTAGATAAAATGGTCAGTCACAGCCCTTCCGCGTGA
- the glmS gene encoding glutamine--fructose-6-phosphate transaminase (isomerizing) — translation MCGIVGYIGTQEASGILLEGLRKLEYRGYDSAGIATILNGEIHCVRAKGKLYNLEEKLAGETNPARTGIAHTRWATHGKPEEYNAHPHMDMKQRIAVIQNGIIENYRELREELKSRGCEFRSDTDTEVIPHLIAEELSKAELAAEFPLLEAVRSVVKRLEGAFAIAVICADYADELIVARQQAPVVLGFGQGEFYCASDTPALIPYTRAVLNLDNGELARMTPIGVEIYSFEGQRLKKKPRTLDVNPVMVEKQGFKHYMLKEIYEQPGVVRACLEAYFDTEWDASNEQSPVKLGLPNSILNDLQQIQIIACGTSWHAGLVGKYLLEQLAGIPTSVHYASEYRYSASPLTPNTLTIGVTQSGETADTLAALAMEKDRRSTLSIGLEARLLGITNRLESSLGHLVPNIIETHAGIEIGVAATKTFVAQVMAFYALAIDLTFRRQSKDPSAIEQLLDGLRQLPAQIEIILESQERYIEELAHDFAETQDFIFLGRGINFPIALEGALKLKEISYIHAEGYPAGEMKHGPIALLDAKVPVVTIAMPGLVFEKVLSNAQEARARDARLIGVTPMDEQEAADTFDTLIPVPHVDEILSPILTVIPLQLLAYHIAARRGLDVDQPRNLAKSVTVE, via the coding sequence ATGTGCGGAATTGTTGGCTATATCGGCACCCAAGAAGCTAGTGGAATTCTCCTCGAAGGGCTACGGAAGTTGGAATATCGGGGATACGATTCTGCCGGAATTGCCACGATTCTCAATGGTGAAATTCACTGTGTCCGCGCAAAAGGCAAACTCTACAATCTCGAAGAAAAACTCGCAGGCGAAACAAATCCCGCCCGTACCGGAATCGCACACACTCGCTGGGCAACTCACGGCAAACCCGAAGAATACAATGCTCATCCGCACATGGATATGAAGCAGCGAATCGCTGTAATTCAAAATGGTATCATCGAGAACTATCGCGAACTGCGTGAGGAATTAAAAAGTCGCGGCTGTGAATTTCGATCGGATACTGACACCGAAGTGATTCCCCATTTGATCGCAGAAGAATTGAGCAAAGCGGAACTCGCGGCTGAATTTCCCTTACTCGAAGCGGTGCGATCGGTCGTGAAACGATTAGAAGGCGCATTCGCGATCGCAGTCATTTGTGCCGATTATGCCGATGAATTAATCGTCGCTCGTCAACAGGCTCCCGTCGTTCTCGGCTTTGGACAAGGTGAATTTTACTGTGCCTCAGACACACCCGCACTGATTCCCTACACTCGTGCGGTGTTGAATCTGGACAACGGCGAACTCGCGAGAATGACCCCGATCGGCGTTGAAATCTACAGCTTTGAAGGACAACGATTAAAAAAGAAGCCCCGCACCTTAGATGTGAATCCGGTGATGGTCGAGAAGCAGGGCTTCAAACACTACATGCTGAAGGAAATTTACGAACAGCCTGGAGTGGTTCGAGCTTGTCTAGAAGCGTATTTCGACACTGAATGGGACGCTTCAAACGAGCAATCTCCAGTCAAGCTCGGATTGCCTAACAGCATTTTGAATGACCTCCAACAGATTCAAATCATTGCTTGTGGAACCAGTTGGCACGCAGGATTAGTCGGCAAATACTTGCTTGAACAATTAGCGGGTATTCCGACCTCAGTGCATTACGCTTCTGAGTATCGCTATTCTGCATCGCCGCTGACTCCAAACACATTGACGATCGGCGTAACTCAATCCGGTGAAACGGCTGATACGCTGGCAGCTTTGGCGATGGAAAAAGATCGTCGATCGACGCTCAGCATAGGTCTAGAAGCTCGATTACTTGGCATTACGAACCGTCTCGAAAGTTCGCTGGGTCATCTCGTTCCGAACATCATCGAAACTCATGCAGGGATTGAAATCGGTGTTGCTGCGACTAAAACCTTTGTGGCTCAAGTGATGGCGTTTTACGCGTTAGCGATCGATCTGACCTTCCGCCGCCAATCGAAAGATCCAAGCGCGATCGAACAATTGCTCGACGGATTGCGCCAGCTTCCCGCACAGATCGAAATCATCCTCGAAAGCCAAGAACGCTACATCGAAGAACTCGCTCACGACTTTGCCGAAACGCAGGATTTCATCTTCTTGGGTCGGGGAATTAATTTCCCGATCGCACTCGAAGGTGCACTGAAACTCAAAGAAATCAGCTACATTCACGCAGAAGGCTATCCCGCAGGCGAAATGAAACACGGACCGATCGCGCTTTTAGATGCCAAAGTTCCGGTGGTGACGATCGCGATGCCCGGATTAGTGTTTGAGAAAGTGCTATCGAATGCTCAAGAAGCACGAGCGCGGGATGCCCGACTGATCGGAGTGACTCCAATGGACGAACAAGAAGCAGCCGATACGTTTGATACGTTGATTCCGGTTCCTCATGTGGATGAAATTCTGTCGCCAATCTTGACGGTGATTCCGCTGCAATTGTTGGCGTATCACATTGCGGCACGACGCGGGCTAGATGTGGATCAGCCCCGAAATTTGGCGAAGAGTGTGACTGTGGAATAA
- a CDS encoding alpha/beta fold hydrolase, with product MQVASSIETVPGQYWNWRNESVYYVRMGERSQQQRPPLLLIHGFGASTDHWRKNVIGLSSEFEVWAIDLLGFGRSAKPDWKYSGDLWRDQIHDFIAEVIGAPAVIAGNSLGGYVALCVASQRPESAAGLILINSAGPFTDIQGTTKPDPIRQVMGNLVMALFHQDWASWLLFQYVRQKSVIRNTLQKVYLDQSAISDRLIEEIQRPAFDPGADKVFASVFRTPQGEKVDVLLGQLTRPLLMLWGEGDPWINARERGAKFRSYHPQLTEYYLNAGHCPHDEIPDRVNQLIRDWVLEHAVN from the coding sequence ATGCAGGTCGCTTCTTCGATCGAGACAGTTCCCGGACAGTATTGGAACTGGCGCAACGAGTCGGTTTACTATGTGCGAATGGGTGAGCGAAGTCAGCAGCAGCGCCCGCCGTTGTTGTTGATTCATGGGTTTGGAGCTTCGACCGATCACTGGCGCAAGAATGTGATTGGTCTGAGTTCGGAGTTTGAAGTTTGGGCGATCGACTTACTTGGATTTGGTCGATCGGCAAAACCGGATTGGAAATACAGCGGGGATCTTTGGCGCGATCAGATTCATGATTTTATTGCTGAAGTGATCGGTGCGCCTGCGGTGATTGCGGGGAATTCGCTGGGTGGCTATGTCGCGCTATGTGTGGCTTCTCAGCGTCCCGAATCGGCAGCGGGTTTGATTTTGATTAATAGTGCAGGTCCGTTTACCGATATTCAAGGCACCACGAAACCTGATCCGATTCGTCAAGTGATGGGAAATTTGGTGATGGCTTTGTTTCATCAGGATTGGGCGAGTTGGCTGTTGTTTCAGTATGTGCGGCAAAAATCGGTGATTCGGAACACGCTGCAAAAGGTGTATCTCGATCAAAGTGCAATTAGCGATCGCTTAATCGAAGAAATTCAGCGTCCGGCATTTGATCCGGGAGCAGATAAGGTGTTTGCTTCGGTGTTTCGGACTCCTCAAGGGGAAAAGGTCGATGTGTTGTTGGGACAGTTGACCCGACCCTTGTTAATGCTTTGGGGTGAAGGTGATCCGTGGATTAATGCGCGGGAGCGGGGTGCAAAGTTCCGTAGCTATCACCCACAATTGACGGAATATTATCTCAACGCGGGGCATTGTCCGCATGACGAAATTCCCGATCGGGTCAATCAATTGATTCGCGATTGGGTGTTGGAACACGCAGTGAATTAA
- the glcD gene encoding glycolate oxidase subunit GlcD, translating into MMTAIVTQPNWQAIAREFEAVVGKSGVVRKREELLVYECDGLTSYRERPELVVLPRTTEQVAAVVKICDRHLVPFVARGSGTGLSGGALPIQNCVLIVTSLMRKILKVDLENQRVVVQPGVINSWVTQTVSGAGFYYAPDPSSQIICSIGGNVAENSGGVHCLKYGVTTNHVLGVKIVTPDGSIVELGGDLPEMPGYDLTGVFVGSEGTLGIATEITLKILKTPESIRVLLADFTSVEAAGATVSDIISAGIIPGGMEMMDNMSINAVEDVVATGCYPRDATAILLVEVDGLEVEAEVNSQRVAEICRKNGARNVTVATEADERLTIWKGRKAAFAAMGKMSPDYYVQDGVIPRTKLEYVLSEIEALGEKHGYKVANVFHAGDGNLHPLILYDNAVPGALEQVEELGGEILKLCVKVGGSISGEHGIGADKRCYMPEMFTPADLDTMQWVREAFDPKGIANPTKLFPTPRTCGEAAKASGQKTFENVDRF; encoded by the coding sequence ATGATGACGGCGATAGTAACTCAACCGAATTGGCAAGCGATCGCACGAGAGTTTGAGGCAGTCGTGGGAAAATCCGGCGTTGTGCGGAAGCGCGAAGAATTGTTGGTGTACGAATGTGATGGGTTGACGAGCTATCGAGAACGCCCCGAACTCGTGGTGTTGCCCCGAACGACCGAACAAGTGGCGGCAGTCGTGAAAATTTGCGATCGCCATCTCGTTCCTTTTGTCGCTCGTGGTTCAGGCACCGGATTATCGGGCGGCGCGTTACCGATTCAGAATTGCGTTTTGATCGTCACGTCGCTGATGCGGAAGATTCTCAAGGTCGATTTGGAAAATCAGCGGGTGGTGGTTCAGCCTGGGGTGATCAATAGCTGGGTCACTCAAACGGTCAGCGGGGCAGGATTTTACTACGCGCCTGATCCGTCGAGTCAGATTATTTGTTCGATCGGTGGCAATGTTGCTGAAAATTCGGGCGGGGTGCATTGTCTGAAATATGGCGTGACAACAAATCACGTTTTGGGCGTGAAAATTGTCACCCCGGATGGCTCGATCGTGGAATTGGGCGGCGATCTGCCTGAAATGCCAGGATATGATTTGACTGGAGTGTTTGTTGGCTCTGAAGGAACACTAGGAATCGCGACGGAAATCACGCTGAAAATTCTCAAAACTCCTGAATCGATTCGCGTTCTCTTAGCCGACTTCACCAGTGTAGAAGCCGCAGGTGCGACCGTTTCCGACATCATCAGTGCGGGCATCATTCCGGGCGGCATGGAAATGATGGATAACATGAGCATTAATGCGGTCGAAGATGTCGTCGCAACCGGGTGCTATCCGCGAGATGCAACGGCAATTTTGCTGGTTGAAGTCGATGGTTTAGAAGTTGAAGCCGAAGTCAATAGTCAGCGAGTCGCAGAAATTTGTCGCAAGAATGGGGCGCGAAATGTCACAGTTGCGACCGAAGCCGATGAACGCTTGACGATTTGGAAAGGTCGGAAGGCGGCATTTGCGGCGATGGGTAAGATGAGTCCTGATTACTATGTGCAGGATGGGGTGATTCCGCGCACCAAACTCGAATATGTGTTGAGTGAGATTGAAGCCCTCGGAGAAAAACACGGCTACAAAGTGGCGAATGTATTTCATGCGGGAGACGGAAATTTACATCCGCTAATTCTGTACGATAATGCGGTTCCGGGTGCATTAGAGCAGGTTGAAGAACTCGGTGGCGAAATTCTTAAGCTGTGTGTGAAAGTCGGCGGTAGTATTTCTGGAGAACATGGCATCGGAGCCGATAAGCGGTGTTACATGCCGGAAATGTTTACGCCTGCGGATTTAGACACGATGCAATGGGTAAGAGAAGCCTTTGATCCGAAGGGAATCGCCAATCCAACGAAGCTGTTTCCGACTCCTCGGACTTGTGGAGAAGCAGCAAAAGCATCTGGACAAAAGACGTTTGAAAACGTCGATCGCTTTTAG